The following are from one region of the Saccharomyces kudriavzevii IFO 1802 strain IFO1802 genome assembly, chromosome: 12 genome:
- the SFH1 gene encoding Sfh1p (similar to Saccharomyces cerevisiae SFH1 (YLR321C); ancestral locus Anc_4.131), with protein MSNQNQLIPQAYISNFHNRLTNEDDGIPIFTMAQQTRQHKRAKVVNYAEYDNDLFDEFNMNGNNFASTDTHYKDNAVSHENTPALTNGVTMDGSEYNTLENMNNGENILSNNKYDIGSNMIVESLSGLNNSNNAGNGPNNVKTQTQDIGNAVLPDLQDQDHNPFNILRYHKIRDTFINGKVISPYRLNTNEKTKANANSGEAIMIPITLDIEHMGHTIKDQFLWNYNDDSITPEEFASIYCKDLDMSSATLQTQIANVIKEQLKDLENIAATEIMSDLHVIINLTCNLKDRFFEDNFQWNLNDKSLTPEKFATSIVQDLGLTREFIPLVSQSLHETILKIKKDWVDGHLIQDHVPNDAAFGYLSGIRLDIDELGSNWCPRVEILTKEEIQKREIEKERNLRRLKRETDRLSRRGRRRLDDLETTMRM; from the coding sequence ATGTCAAATCAAAACCAGCTCATTCCGCAAGCCTATATCTCCAATTTTCACAACAGATTGACAAATGAGGATGATGGCATCCCCATTTTTACAATGGCTCAACAAACAAGGCAGCATAAAAGAGCTAAGGTGGTCAACTATGCTGAATATGACAACGATctctttgatgaattcaacATGAACGGAAACAACTTTGCCAGCACGGACACACACTATAAAGATAATGCGGTGTCTCATGAAAATACCCCGGCACTTACAAATGGCGTGACCATGGATGGTTCGGAATACAATACCCTGGAAAATATGAACAACGgtgaaaatattctttcGAACAATAAGTATGATATCGGTTCAAACATGATTGTGGAGTCTTTATCCGGTTTGAATAATAGCAATAATGCCGGTAATGGCCCTAATAATGTCAAAACGCAAACACAGGATATTGGAAACGCCGTTTTGCCAGATCTCCAAGACCAAGACCATAATCCGTTTAATATTTTGAGGTACCATAAAATAAGAGACACTTTCATCAACGGGAAAGTGATATCTCCGTACAGATTGAACACCAATGAGAAAACGAAGGCAAATGCAAACTCTGGAGAAGCGATCATGATACCAATTACTTTGGATATAGAACATATGGGCCATACCATAAAGGATCAGTTTCTTTGGAACTATAATGACGATTCCATAACCCCGGAAGAGTTTGCCTCCATATATTGCAAAGACCTTGATATGAGCTCCGCCACTTTGCAAACTCAAATTGCTAATGTAATAAAAGAGCAACTTAAAGACTTGGAAAATATCGCAGCCACTGAGATAATGTCTGATCTACACGTCATTATCAATCTAACCTGCAACTTGAAAGACAGATTTTTCGAAGATAATTTCCAATGGAACTTAAACGATAAATCACTTACCCCGGAAAAGTTTGCCACGTCCATAGTACAAGACCTTGGCCTTACAAGAGAGTTCATCCCCTTAGTTTCCCAATCACTTCATGAGACTATTttaaagataaagaagGATTGGGTTGATGGTCATTTAATCCAGGACCACGTGCCAAACGATGCTGCATTTGGATATCTATCAGGCATAAGATTGGATATTGATGAGTTAGGCTCCAACTGGTGTCCAAGAGTAGAAATACTAacgaaagaagaaattcaaaagagagagatcgaaaaggaaagaaactTAAGAAGACTGAAAAGAGAAACCGATAGACTATCTAGGAGAGGCAGAAGGAGACTGGATGACTTGGAAACCACAATGAGAATGTAG
- the CWC24 gene encoding U2-type spliceosomal complex subunit CWC24 (similar to Saccharomyces cerevisiae CWC24 (YLR323C); ancestral locus Anc_4.139), with product MFRKRIVKKSSSDEKSLKKRQKIDFSEEKPVTSDGENDFCGKIPLAKAGRGKELRPARADYREQCRNSEDSDKYSLTVNDDSTRENLLNFERRELAEKMKKKRSNENNELVLNMSGKSAQSTRKINQPTNIRTTVLMDFQPDVCKDYKQTGYCGYGDSCKFLHSRDDFKTGWKLNQEWNVGGEGSRKVTLDLDKIPFKCVLCKEDYKSPVVTSCGHYFCGSCFTKEMKKGSKCFVCHKETHGSAKVASDLQKILSKRKA from the coding sequence ATGTTTAGGAAGAGGATAGTGAAGAAGAGTTCTTCTGATGAAAAGAGtctgaagaaaaggcaaaaaattgatttcaGCGAAGAGAAACCGGTGACTAGCGATGGTGAAAATGACTTCTGTGGTAAGATACCCTTAGCAAAAGCTGGGAGGGGCAAGGAACTTCGACCTGCAAGGGCTGATTATCGTGAACAATGTAGGAATAGTGAAGATTCAGACAAGTATAGTCTGACGGTCAACGACGACAGCACCAGAGAGAATCTTTTAAACTTTGAGAGAAGAGAGCTGGCtgagaaaatgaaaaagaagcgGTCCAACGAAAACAATGAGCTAGTATTGAATATGAGTGGCAAAAGTGCACAGTCAACGAGGAAGATTAACCAACCAACGAATATTCGGACCACGGTGCTTATGGATTTTCAGCCCGATGTTTGCAAAGATTACAAGCAGACAGGCTATTGTGGTTATGGAGATAGCTGCAAATTCTTACATTCGAGGGATGATTTCAAGACTGGCTGGAAGTTGAATCAGGAATGGAATGTGGGGGGAGAGGGCTCGAGAAAGGTCACGCTGGACTTAGACAAGATCCCATTCAAATGCGTTCTTTGTAAGGAGGACTACAAATCGCCCGTAGTTACAAGTTGTGGTCATTATTTCTGTGGGTCGTGTTTTACTAAAGAGATGAAGAAGGGTTCAAAATGCTTCGTATGTCACAAAGAGACGCATGGTAGTGCTAAAGTGGCATCcgatttgcaaaaaataCTAAGCAAGAGAAAAGCCTGA
- the PEX30 gene encoding peroxisome biogenesis protein (similar to Saccharomyces cerevisiae PEX31 (YGR004W) and PEX30 (YLR324W); ancestral locus Anc_4.140), producing the protein MSDNTANVRETRAKFAETLQPRMGGNTTKVIRAALDKNEAESGVSKMNDSGSLEKVNVATSPLLTSTPPTISKALVKLYPYLILIDGILNVITWTGKNIWSSILMLCLFISSVVYFETLVKYFGHLAIIAILWGYSLLDNHIENTLTSSPTLEDIALLMNRVSLKSDILLSPMVNLGTQDIQRLLYTTVILSPIYVMITWLLLPPRSLMLMVGLFLLTYHSPWSKVARRLLWKFKAVRLLVFYVTGLDLGGINKDQGIFATVQKQVKKLASTENANGVLSDSKPIRFTYVLYENQRRWLGIGWKPSMLSYERTPWTDEFLNEAPSPENFHLPEETSSMAWRWVDKTWRLDMTNDGAIQVPNSKARTSADPSPDEGFIYYDNTWKKPSKEDSFSKYTRRRRWVRTAELIKASDFDEKVKNSNRNSAIEQELEVSGTNSLTAEQELENSEKVKEHAKKVGEPTTEETKEFAEASNINEAGFEQIPSKEEENLKSRARDRLAKVLDDSEGKEQSNLAIGPDSKKAV; encoded by the coding sequence ATGAGTGATAACACAGCGAACGTGCGTGAAACTAGAGCCAAGTTTGCTGAGACATTGCAGCCGAGAATGGGTGGTAATACTACAAAAGTGATACGAGCTGCTTTGGACAAAAACGAAGCCGAAAGTGGAGTGTCTAAAATGAATGATAGCGGATCGCTAGAAAAGGTCAACGTGGCCACTTCACCGCTTCTGACATCAACACCGCCCACAATTTCTAAGGCCCTTGTGAAGCTGTACCCTTATTTGATTCTCATTGATGGAATACTAAACGTTATTACGTGGACAGGAAAGAATATTTGGAGCAGCATTTTGATGCTGtgtctttttatttctagCGTTGTATATTTTGAAACGTTGGTGAAGTACTTTGGACATCTTGCCATCATCGCTATTCTGTGGGGTTATTCGTTATTAGACAATCATATTGAGAATACCTTGACCTCCTCGCCAACTTTAGAAGATATTGCCCTACTAATGAATAGGGTATCCTTGAAGTCAGATATTTTACTCTCTCCTATGGTTAACCTTGGGACACAAGATATTCAACGGCTGCTATACACTACGGTCATCTTGTCTCCAATTTACGTGATGATAACTTGGTTGCTCTTGCCACCAAGAAGCCTGATGCTGATGGTTGGTCTATTTCTCTTGACTTACCATTCTCCTTGGTCTAAAGTGGCTAGAAGGCTTTTGTGGAAATTTAAGGCTGTGAGGCTACTTGTCTTTTATGTCACTGGTCTAGACCTCGGTGGAATAAATAAGGATCAGGGTATTTTTGCAACAGTACAAAAGcaagtgaagaaattggCATCGACAGAAAACGCTAATGGGGTGCTATCTGATTCTAAACCTATTCGTTTTACTTATGTTCTGTATGAAAACCAGCGTCGTTGGTTAGGTATCGGATGGAAGCCTAGTATGTTGAGTTATGAAAGGACTCCATGGACcgatgaatttttgaatgaagcACCTTCTCCTGAAAATTTCCATTTGCCTGAAGAAACTAGCTCTATGGCTTGGAGGTGGGTGGACAAGACATGGAGATTGGACATGACTAATGATGGGGCTATTCAAGTACCCAACTCTAAGGCAAGAACCTCGGCAGATCCTTCCCCTGATGAAGGGTTCATATACTATGATAATACTTGGAAGAAACCAAGTAAAGAAGATTCCTTTTCTAAATACAcaagaaggagaagatgGGTAAGAACTGCTGAATTGATCAAAGCTTCTGATTTCGATGAAAAAGTGAAGAATTCAAACAGAAATTCTGCTATAGAACAGGAACTCGAAGTTAGCGGCACGAATAGTTTAACCGCTGAACAAGAGCTTGAGAATAGCGAGAAAGTTAAGGAGCatgcaaaaaaagtagGGGAGCCTACAACAGAGGAAACCAAAGAATTTGCAGAAGCATCAAATATCAATGAAGCTGGATTTGAACAAATACCTTCGAAGGAGGAGGAAAACTTGAAATCTAGAGCAAGAGACCGGCTGGCAAAGGTATTAGACGACAGTGAAGGGAAGGAACAGTCAAATTTGGCCATTGGCCCCGACAGTAAGAAGGCCGTGTAA
- the RPL38 gene encoding 60S ribosomal protein eL38 (similar to Saccharomyces cerevisiae RPL38 (YLR325C); ancestral locus Anc_4.141) has product MAREITDIKQFLELTRRADVKTATVKINKKLNKAGKPFRQTKFKVRGSSSLYTLVINDAGKAKKLVQSLPPTLKVNKL; this is encoded by the coding sequence atggctAGAGAAATCACCGAtatcaaacaatttttggaattgaCCAGAAGAGCTGACGTTAAGACCGCCACTGTTAAGAttaacaagaaattgaacaagGCCGGTAAGCCATTCAGACAAACCAAGTTCAAGGTTAGaggttcttcttctttgtacACTTTGGTTATCAATGACGCTGGTAAGGCCAAGAAATTGGTCCAATCTTTGCCACCAACTTTGAAGGTTAACAAAttataa
- the SKDI12G3570 gene encoding uncharacterized protein (similar to Saccharomyces cerevisiae YLR326W; ancestral locus Anc_4.144), with translation MSGFIQSTLLGLGEGYLQDHYEEFAGEHFQPTSDPFYETNKDGKRHRRRLPYYCTKDETKAWKKVQNKAWLHDKSVCGCCCWTNSIGWAPLLALLPVIGPLLMYWVHDKLIELADDRYKLPTEIKVKMHGNIVIDLLISLVPILGSVFAWLHACSTRNAAIVYNFVGKRALERKQAEMMHQAKESEKHANVNTGPAASGNENLNLNAVGNNAKVYNRPPVTAPPAAAYTRNASARTQRGYR, from the coding sequence ATGTCAGGGTTCATTCAGAGCACGCTGCTTGGTCTGGGTGAAGGTTATTTGCAGGACCATTATGAAGAGTTCGCAGGAGAACATTTTCAACCAACTAGCGATCCATTTTATGAAACAAACAAAGACGGGAAAAGGCACCGCCGCAGATTGCCATATTATTGCACTAAAGATGAGACGAAAGCGTGGAAGAAAGTTCAAAATAAGGCATGGTTGCATGACAAATCGGTGTGTGGATGCTGCTGCTGGACAAACTCCATAGGTTGGGCGCCATTACTTGCGCTTTTGCCAGTTATAGGACCCTTATTGATGTATTGGGTGCACGATAAATTAATCGAACTGGCAGATGATAGATACAAACTACCCACTGAAATTAAGGTTAAAATGCATGGTAATATTGTTATTGATCTACTCATTAGTTTAGTGCCTATTTTAGGAAGTGTTTTCGCATGGTTACACGCGTGTTCCACGAGAAACGCGGCCATTGTTTATAATTTTGTTGGGAAAAGAGCCCTGGAAAGGAAACAAGCGGAGATGATGCATCAGGCAAAGGAAAGCGAGAAACACGCTAATGTCAATACAGGTCCAGCGGCGAGTGGTAACgagaatttgaatttgaacgCGGTTGGAAACAATGCTAAAGTCTACAACAGGCCGCCGGTGACGGCTCCACCTGCGGCAGCATACACGCGAAACGCCAGCGCCCGTACCCAGAGAGGCTACAGGTGA
- the TMA10 gene encoding Tma10p (similar to Saccharomyces cerevisiae STF2 (YGR008C) and TMA10 (YLR327C); ancestral locus Anc_4.146), whose amino-acid sequence MTRTNKWTVHEAKSNPKYFTHNGNFGESPNHVKRGGCGKGNWGKPGDEINDLIDSGEIKTVFNKNRRGSNSQNNERRLSDLQQYHI is encoded by the coding sequence ATGACCAGAACCAACAAATGGACAGTTCACGAAGCTAAATCTAACCCAAAGTATTTCACTCATAACGGGAACTTTGGCGAATCGCCAAATCATGTCAAGAGAGGAGGCTGCGGAAAGGGCAATTGGGGCAAACCAGGTGACGAAATCAATGATCTAATTGATTCTGGCGAGATCAAGACcgttttcaacaaaaacaGAAGAGGCTCTAATTCGCAAAACAATGAGAGAAGGCTATCCGATTTACAGCAATACCATATCTAG
- the NMA1 gene encoding nicotinamide-nucleotide adenylyltransferase NMA1 (similar to Saccharomyces cerevisiae NMA2 (YGR010W) and NMA1 (YLR328W); ancestral locus Anc_4.147), with protein MDPTRAPDFKPPSPDEELNPPPDPESKIPKSIPIIPYVLADANSSIDAPFNIKRKKNHSKHHHHHHHNRKEGTDKKHQHIPLNQDDFQPLSAEASSEEDEAGFATKERSSSDSTAESEIRGVQKYQIADLEEVPHGIVRQARNLEDYEFPSHRLSRKLLDPNKLPLVIVACGSFSPITYLHLRMFEMALDAISEQTRFEVIGGYYSPVSDNYQKQGLAPSYHRVRMCELACERTSSWLMVDAWESLQPSYTRTAKVLDHFNHEINIERGGVATVSGKKIGVKIMLLAGGDLIESMGEPNVWADADLHHILGNYGCLIVERTGSDVRSFLLSHDIMYEHRRNILIIKQLIYNDISSTKVRLFIRRAMSVQYLLPNSVIRYIQEHGLYVDQTEPVKQVLGNKE; from the coding sequence ATGGATCCTACCAGAGCTCCGGATTTCAAGCCACCATCTCCAGACGAGGAATTGAACCCTCCACCGGACCCAGAATCTAAAATTCCCAAATCCATTCCAATTATCCCATACGTCTTAGCCGATGCGAACTCCTCCATAGATGCACCCTTCaacatcaaaagaaaaaaaaatcactcCAaacatcaccatcatcatcatcacaaTCGCAAAGAAGGTACTGATAAAAAGCATCAACATATCCCACTGAATCAAGACGATTTTCAACCGCTTTCTGCAGAAGCGTCATCCGAAGAAGACGAGGCCGGTTTTGCGACTAAAGAGAGGTCCAGTTCGGATTCAACTGCAGAATCGGAAATTAGAGgtgttcaaaaatatcaaattgCCGATTTGGAAGAAGTCCCACATGGAATTGTTCGTCAGGCAAGAAACTTGGAAGATTACGAATTCCCCTCGCATAGATTATCCAGAAAATTACTGGATCCAAATAAATTGCCGTTAGTGATAGTGGCATGCGGGTCTTTCTCGCCAATCACATATCTGCATCTAAGAATGTTCGAGATGGCCTTAGATGCCATCTCCGAGCAAACAAGGTTCGAAGTTATAGGTGGTTATTACTCTCCCGTCAGTGATAACTACCAAAAGCAAGGCCTAGCGCCATCTTACCACAGAGTACGTATGTGTGAATTGGCTTGTGAAAGGACATCATCCTGGTTGATGGTTGATGCATGGGAATCATTGCAGCCTTCGTACACAAGGACAGCTAAAGTCCTGGACCATTTCAATCACGAAATAAATATTGAGAGAGGTGGTGTGGCTACCGTATccgggaaaaaaattggtgtAAAGATAATGTTATTAGCTGGCGGTGACCTGATAGAATCGATGGGTGAACCCAACGTTTGGGCAGACGCCGATTTACACCATATCCTGGGTAATTACGGTTGCTTGATTGTCGAACGTACCGGTTCGGATGTTAGATCCTTTTTATTATCCCACGATATCATGTATGAGCATAGAAGAAACATTCTTATTATCAAGCAACTCATCTACAACGATATTTCTTCTACAAAGGTTCGTCTATTCATTAGACGCGCCATGTCCGTACAATATCTACTGCCAAATTCGGTTATCAGATATATTCAAGAGCATGGGCTCTATGTGGACCAAACTGAGCCTGTTAAGCAAGTTCTTGGAAACAAAGAATGA
- the REC102 gene encoding Rec102p (similar to Saccharomyces cerevisiae REC102 (YLR329W); ancestral locus Anc_4.153): MLKNITFLTVLLESCSTPNNDIAGKLLSSWTSTVRIEGSEKMNSNPLYIPLLPPGTLKIKLGFKMNNQLITEEQELFTKLQEIVRSSTHFWENQLFYKVQDVNTEENCITFNLKCTIWTDSQISTFINKPSELHSHAKGYPEICYLSELSTTVNFLCKEGNSIEVGQIIPHLNEYFSSLIVSQLEFEFPMVFSMIARLRLKWQQGSLGPISYALTNTSVLLPIMLNMIAQDKSSTTVYQILCQRRTPPIQNFQIFSLPGVKYDK; this comes from the exons ATGCTGAAAAACATCACATTCCTGACTGTACTTTTAGAAAGTTGCAGCACGCCCAATAATGACATTGCAGGTAAATTACTTTCCTCCTGGACCTCTACTGTGCGCATTGAAGGCTCagagaaaatgaattcGAACCCACTGTATATTCCATTATTGCCACCGGGAACGCTAAAG ATAAAACTCGGTTTCAAGATGAACAACCAACTGATTACGGAAGAGCAAGAGCTTTTCACAAAACTACAGGAAATAGTACGTTCAAGCACCCATTTCTGGGAGAACCAACTGTTTTATAAAGTTCAAGATGTGAACACGGAAGAAAATTGCATCACTTTTAACTTAAAATGCACTATTTGGACAGACTCTCAAATAAGTACGTTCATAAACAAGCCTAGTGAGCTTCATTCGCATGCCAAAGGATATCCTGAAATCTGTTACCTTTCCGAGTTATCAACAACtgttaattttctttgcaagGAGGGAAACTCCATTGAAGTAGGTCAGATTATCCCTCATTTAAATGAgtatttttcctctttgataGTGTCCCAATTGGAGTTTGAGTTTCCGATGGTCTTCTCTATGATTGCAAGACTCCGCTTAAAATGGCAGCAAGGCTCCTTAGGCCCAATATCGTATGCTTTAACCAACACATCTGTGCTGCTTCCAATAATGCTCAATATGATTGCACAAGATAAGTCATCTACTACTGTGTATCAAATCCTATGTCAAAGAAGAACCCCCCCaatccaaaattttcagattttttcCTTACCGGGAGTGAAATATGATAAGTAA
- the CHS5 gene encoding Chs5p (similar to Saccharomyces cerevisiae CHS5 (YLR330W); ancestral locus Anc_4.156): MSSVDVLLTVGKLDASLALLTTQDHHVIEFPTVLLPENVKAGSIIKMQVSQNLEEERKQRKHFKSIQAKILEKYGTHKPESPVLKSVNVTQTSCVLAWEPLKLGSAKLKSLILYRKGIRSMVIPNPFKVTTTKISGLSVDTPYEFQLKLTTTSGTLWSEKIILRTRKMTDMSGITVCLGPLDSLKEISDAQISQCLSHIGARPLQRRVAIDTTHFVCNDLDNEESNEELMKAKHNNIPIVRPEWVRACEVEKRIVGVRGFYLDADQSILKDYTFPPVNEKELANSNDDETVPVTAVENKEPETTEDAKQIETHNDGDRLTHTKEEIEEKEGEATQESPVEDTLHVSATLENENTAETVNPSVRSLKSEPVGTPNIDENKVVPSVEGVEEKPNESEALLAPNEDAPEQIPENLENKNTDVNGQTTNVLMETEEEQENIRSDENNVEAKVIEENDETLEGAVAKPETPDVELETPEVNDLLEGADEPSRESVSENQQEDIECETVPQTAIKSTTVEPTNESEPTELGIQEDVSDHSEGASSEVNIPNKEAQISADLEGSQDAEEQEITEPDAAVDDVLPTKEPKKNNGNTNNNNKKKNKKSKKKGKKK, from the coding sequence ATGTCTTCAGTTGATGTACTGTTAACAGTAGGTAAATTGGACGCCTCATTGGCGTTACTAACCACCCAGGATCATCATGTTATTGAGTTTCCTACCGTGCTACTACCAGAAAATGTTAAGGCCGGATCTATCATCAAAATGCAagtttctcaaaatttggaagaagaacgaaaacaaagaaagcatTTCAAGAGCATCCAAGCAAAAATCTTAGAAAAATATGGTACTCACAAACCTGAAAGCCCAGTTTTGAAATCTGTCAACGTCACGCAAACAAGTTGTGTTTTGGCATGGGAACCATTGAAGCTTGGCTCAGCGAAATTGAAATCCCTGATCCTTTATAGAAAGGGGATACGTTCGATGGTAATTCCAAACCCATTCAAAGTAACTACTACTAAAATATCTGGTCTTTCCGTTGATACGCCATATGAGTTCCAATTAAAGCTAACAACCACCTCAGGAACATTGTGGTCTGAAAAGATCATATTGCGTACGCGCAAAATGACAGATATGTCTGGTATTACCGTATGTCTGGGTCCGTTGGACTCGTTGAAGGAAATTTCAGATGCTCAGATATCCCAATGTTTATCTCATATTGGCGCAAGACCCTTACAACGTCGCGTTGCCATAGATACTACACATTTTGTCTGTAATGATTTAGACAATGAAGAGAGCAATGAAGAGTTAATGAAGGCCAAACACAACAACATACCTATTGTCAGACCAGAATGGGTGAGGGCGTGTGAGGTAGAGAAGAGAATTGTAGGTGTTAGAGGATTTTACTTGGACGCAGATCAGAGCATACTGAAAGACTATACTTTCCCACCCgtaaatgaaaaagagCTCGCAAATtcaaatgatgatgaaactgTACCTGTGACAGCtgttgaaaataaagaacCTGAAACTACTGAAGATGCTAAGCAGATTGAAACGCACAACGACGGGGACAGGCTTACACACactaaagaagaaatagaagaaaaagaaggtgaAGCGACCCAAGAAAGTCCTGTTGAAGACACATTGCATGTTTCTGCAACTTTGGAGAATGAAAACACTGCCGAGACTGTTAATCCATCCGTAAGAAGTTTGAAGAGTGAACCAGTTGGCACTCCGAATATCGACGAAAACAAAGTGGTCCCTTCCGTAGAGGGCGTAGAAGAAAAACCGAATGAAAGTGAGGCTCTGCTTGCTCCAAATGAAGACGCCCCAGAACAGATTCCTGAGAATCTCgagaacaaaaatacaGATGTTAACGGACAAACCACTAACGTATTGATGGAGACCGAAGAAGAACAGGAGAATATACGAagtgatgaaaataacGTGGAAGCAAAAGTGATCGAGGAGAACGACGAAACTCTGGAAGGTGCAGTTGCCAAACCTGAAACTCCAGACGTTGAACTTGAAACTCCGGAAGTAAATGACTTATTAGAAGGAGCAGATGAACCTTCCAGAGAATCAGTTTCAGAGAATCAGCAAGAAGATATAGAATGTGAAACCGTACCCCAGACCGCTATCAAGAGTACTACAGTTGAACCAACCAATGAAAGTGAGCCAACAGAATTAGGGATCCAAGAGGATGTCAGCGATCATTCCGAGGGAGCTAGCTCCGAAGTGAACATCCCTAACAAGGAAGCTCAAATCTCTGCAGATCTTGAAGGTAGTCAAGACgcagaagaacaagaaattacAGAACCTGACGCAGCTGTCGATGACGTTTTGCCCACGAAAGAGCCTAAAAAGAACAACGGCAATActaataacaacaacaagaagaagaataagaagagtaaaaaaaaggggaagaaaaaatga
- the MID2 gene encoding Mid2p (similar to Saccharomyces cerevisiae MTL1 (YGR023W) and MID2 (YLR332W); ancestral locus Anc_4.159), which yields MSSYKGKNTLQILFLFLSFISTIQAQFFVQSSSSNSSAISSGFSSTNTLRLSSTLSSSSLVSSSSADISSSLSSSTSSRSSASHTTSSTSVASVSFTSFSVSSASSSSSSSSSSSSSVSSSSSSASPSSSSSSAPSTSESSASSTSESASSSSSPPSTSSTPSSQSTITSAPSTSSTSLTTSYNQGSTITSVINGKTILSNHYTTVTYTPSATADPNSKSKSSGLSKKNRNIVIGCVVGIGVPLILIILVLIYMFCIQSSRTDFIDSDGKVVTAYRANKFTKWWYMLLGKKVSDEYQSNSPLGGSASSAGGLDLDEADDVMEQSSLFDMRIGDSDSVLATNNADHNNFNNGGEHMNSSAASNDIIEEKFYDERGNELSPRNY from the coding sequence ATGTCTTCTTACAAAGGCAAGAACACTTTACAAatcttgtttttgtttctctcGTTCATCTCAACAATACAAGCACAGTTTTTCGTGCAATCGTCGTCCTCTAATTCATCGGCAATATCCAGTGGGTTCTCGTCGACAAACACGCTGAGGTTATCAAGTACCTTGTCGTCATCGAGTTTGGTTTCCTCCTCAAGTGCGGATATTTCTTCCTCcctttcttcatcaacatcCAGTAGATCCTCTGCGTCACACACAACTTCATCTACTAGTGTTGCCTCCGTATCGTTCACATCATTCAGTGTTTCATCTGCTTCAAGCAGCAgtagcagcagcagcagcagctcTTCCTCTGTTTCTAGTTCTAgttcttcagcttctcCATCCTCTTCATCCTCCTCTGCCCCTTCAACCTCCGAATCATCGGCATCGTCGACATCCGAGTCagcatcatcttcatcctccCCCCCATCAACCTCTTCTACGCCGTCCTCTCAATCAACAATCACCTCTGCACCTTCAACCTCTTCCACCTCATTGACTACTTCCTACAATCAAGGAAGCACTATCACCAGTGTTATTAACGGTAAGACGATTCTCTCAAACCATTACACTACTGTTACATATACGCCATCGGCGACTGCCGATCCAAATAGCAAATCAAAAAGCTCTGgtctttccaaaaaaaatagaaatattGTTATTGGTTGTGTGGTTGGTATTGGTGTGCCACTGATTCTGATAATCCTGGTCCTTATTTACATGTTTTGCATCCAATCATCAAGAACTGACTTTATCGACTCAGATGGTAAAGTCGTTACAGCTTATAGAGCTAACAAATTTACCAAATGGTGGTATATGCTTTTGGGTAAGAAAGTTAGCGATGAATACCAATCTAACTCACCTTTGGGTGGTAGCGCATCTTCAGCAGGTGGCTTAGATCTCGATGAAGCAGATGATGTGATGGAGCAAAGCTCCCTTTTCGATATGAGAATAGGGGACAGCGATAGCGTATTGGCTACCAACAATGCCGACCATAATAATTTTAATAATGGTGGAGAGCACATGAATAGTAGCGCTGCATCGAACGATATAATagaggaaaaattttatgaTGAACGAGGGAACGAATTATCACCACGAAATTACTAG